The following are from one region of the Candidatus Tanganyikabacteria bacterium genome:
- a CDS encoding transposase domain-containing protein produces the protein MVERSLKKAILHRKNALFYKTMNGARVGDLFMSLIHTAELNRVNPFDYTLQLLRHHGAAASAPADWMPWSYRQTMGRLSTPAAASSP, from the coding sequence ATCGTCGAAAGGTCGCTCAAGAAGGCGATATTACACCGTAAGAACGCCCTATTCTACAAGACGATGAACGGCGCTCGCGTCGGGGACCTTTTCATGTCCCTGATCCACACGGCCGAGCTGAACCGCGTTAACCCCTTCGACTACACCCTGCAGCTACTGCGCCATCACGGGGCGGCGGCCAGCGCTCCCGCCGACTGGATGCCGTGGAGCTATCGCCAGACGATGGGCCGCCTTTCCACCCCAGCTGCGGCCTCATCCCCCTGA